From the genome of Ananas comosus cultivar F153 linkage group 16, ASM154086v1, whole genome shotgun sequence, one region includes:
- the LOC109721930 gene encoding LEAF RUST 10 DISEASE-RESISTANCE LOCUS RECEPTOR-LIKE PROTEIN KINASE-like 2.4 isoform X1, producing the protein MQIIAMHGAGYQSSKKSWRREVFIGVGGVLFVCLCLVACLLYYKKSCDLLVCWKKKSKTTPSVESFVQKYGSLNTKWYRYSEVKRMTKSFADKLGQGGFGIVYKGSLPNGHLVAVKILTNSKENEEEFINEVASISRTSHVNIVRLLGFCLDGSKRALIYDFMPNGSLERFIFNDRSQIESALGWNKLFEIVVGVARGLEYLHRGCNTRIVHFDIKPHNILLDQDFCPKISDFGLAKLCTSKESIISLIGARGTIGYIAPEVFSRNFGVVSSKSDVYSYGMMVLEMVGGRKNLDVTTTSSSATYFPHYLYKNINQYCVEACGDNGEATEIVRKMILVALWCIQTMPDDRPSMSRVVNMLEGDISDLQLPPKP; encoded by the exons ATGCAAATTATTGCCATGCATGGTGCAGGTTATCAGAGTTCAAAGAAGAGTTGGAGAAGAG AAGTATTCATTGGAGTTGGAGGGGTTCTGTTTGTGTGCCTATGTCTCGTTGCTTGTCTCTTATATTATAAGAAGTCTTGTGACTTGCTAGTTTGTTGGAAGAAGAAATCAAAGACTACGCCAAGTGTTGAATCCTTCGTACAGAAATACGGATCCTTAAACACCAAATGGTACAGATATTCAGAAGTAAAAAGAATGACGAAGTCTTTTGCTGACAAGTTGGGACAAGGTGGTTTTGGTATTGTTTATAAAGGAAGTCTTCCTAATGGCCATCTTGTTGCTGTGAAGATACTAACAAATTCTAAGGAAAATGAGGAGGAATTTATCAATGAAGTTGCCAGTATTAGCAGAACATCTCATGTCAATATTGTTAGACTCTTAGGGTTTTGTTTAGATGGATCAAAGCGAGCTCTTATTTATGACTTTATGCCGAACGGATCGCTAGAGAGATTTATTTTTAACGACAGGTCTCAAATAGAATCTGCACTTGGCTGGAATAAGTTATTCGAGATTGTAGTTGGTGTTGCTCGCGGGCTAGAGTATTTGCATCGTGGATGCAACACCCGGATAGTTCATTTTGATATCAAACctcataatattttattggaTCAAGATTTTTGTCCTAAGATTTCTGATTTTGGATTGGCAAAATTATGCACTTCAAAAGAGAGCATTATCTCGCTGATAGGTGCAAGAGGGACAATTGGGTATATCGCACCAGAAGTCTTTTCTAGAAACTTTGGAGTTGTCTCAAGTAAATCTGATGTTTATAGCTATGGTATGATGGTACTTGAAATGGTCGGAGGAAGAAAAAATCTTGATGTTACCACAACAAGTAGCAGCGCAACTTATTTTCCTCACTacctttataaaaatattaatcagtACTGTGTAGAAGCTTGTGGTGACAATGGCGAGGCTACAGAGATAGTTAGAAAGATGATTCTAGTTGCATTATGGTGTATTCAAACCATGCCAGATGATCGTCCTTCAATGAGTAGAGTGGTAAATATGTTGGAAGGTGACATCAGTGATCTACAACTACCGCCTAAGCCAtaa
- the LOC109721930 gene encoding LEAF RUST 10 DISEASE-RESISTANCE LOCUS RECEPTOR-LIKE PROTEIN KINASE-like 2.4 isoform X2, which translates to MTKSFADKLGQGGFGIVYKGSLPNGHLVAVKILTNSKENEEEFINEVASISRTSHVNIVRLLGFCLDGSKRALIYDFMPNGSLERFIFNDRSQIESALGWNKLFEIVVGVARGLEYLHRGCNTRIVHFDIKPHNILLDQDFCPKISDFGLAKLCTSKESIISLIGARGTIGYIAPEVFSRNFGVVSSKSDVYSYGMMVLEMVGGRKNLDVTTTSSSATYFPHYLYKNINQYCVEACGDNGEATEIVRKMILVALWCIQTMPDDRPSMSRVVNMLEGDISDLQLPPKP; encoded by the coding sequence ATGACGAAGTCTTTTGCTGACAAGTTGGGACAAGGTGGTTTTGGTATTGTTTATAAAGGAAGTCTTCCTAATGGCCATCTTGTTGCTGTGAAGATACTAACAAATTCTAAGGAAAATGAGGAGGAATTTATCAATGAAGTTGCCAGTATTAGCAGAACATCTCATGTCAATATTGTTAGACTCTTAGGGTTTTGTTTAGATGGATCAAAGCGAGCTCTTATTTATGACTTTATGCCGAACGGATCGCTAGAGAGATTTATTTTTAACGACAGGTCTCAAATAGAATCTGCACTTGGCTGGAATAAGTTATTCGAGATTGTAGTTGGTGTTGCTCGCGGGCTAGAGTATTTGCATCGTGGATGCAACACCCGGATAGTTCATTTTGATATCAAACctcataatattttattggaTCAAGATTTTTGTCCTAAGATTTCTGATTTTGGATTGGCAAAATTATGCACTTCAAAAGAGAGCATTATCTCGCTGATAGGTGCAAGAGGGACAATTGGGTATATCGCACCAGAAGTCTTTTCTAGAAACTTTGGAGTTGTCTCAAGTAAATCTGATGTTTATAGCTATGGTATGATGGTACTTGAAATGGTCGGAGGAAGAAAAAATCTTGATGTTACCACAACAAGTAGCAGCGCAACTTATTTTCCTCACTacctttataaaaatattaatcagtACTGTGTAGAAGCTTGTGGTGACAATGGCGAGGCTACAGAGATAGTTAGAAAGATGATTCTAGTTGCATTATGGTGTATTCAAACCATGCCAGATGATCGTCCTTCAATGAGTAGAGTGGTAAATATGTTGGAAGGTGACATCAGTGATCTACAACTACCGCCTAAGCCAtaa